The Candidatus Methylomirabilota bacterium DNA window GTTCCGGTCAGGCGAAAGCTCATGACCCCGTAAAGGAGCTCCACCTCGGCGGTGTAAGTCCCCGTCTTCTGCTCGACGGCGGCCCGGGCGCCCCGCGGCGGCAGGAGAACGGCGGCCCACGCGGAGGCGAGCAGCTGGCGCCGGGTCAGCATCGCGTGTCCCACAGCGGTCGGAGCACGGCGCGGGCTGGCGCCCCGTCCCCCGCCTTGAGCCGGAGCGGCAAGCAGAGGAGCTCGTACCGGCCCGGCCCGACCGCGGAGAGGTCGAGTCCCTCGAGAATCACGACCCCGGCCGCGAGGAGACACCGGTGGACCGGAAAGGCCCCGCCGTCGCCGCCGAACGCCTCGATGGAGAGGTAGTCCACGCCGACCAGCAGGACGCCGGCTCGGACCAGCTCCCGGGCCGCTTCCAGCGTGAGGGCCTGGTAGTCCCGGGCGAAGCGCCCGTGCATCCACAAGCGGGAGTTCCCGGTCTTCACGAGCACGCGGGCCTCCCGGCGGCCGGCCGGCCCGTCGCGCCCCAGCGCGGGGGCGAGACTGTCGGGCCGAATCGGCCCGGCCGGGCACTCGACCACCCGGGCGGGGCCGACGAGGGTGTCCAGGGGCAGATGATCCACCGTCGCGCCGCCCGGGATGAAGTGGCGCGGCGCGTCCAGGTGAGTGCCCGTGTGCGAGCCGAGCGCGAGGTGGCTCACGTTGGCGGGGTCGCCGCGCTCGAGGACCAGCGCCGGCGTCACCCGTACCGGGGGGTCGCCCTCGTAGACGACCATGCCCGACTCGATCGGGAGCGTGATATCGATCCACCCGACCGACGGCGCCGGCGAGTGAGCCTCCATGAATACAGGATGGCGGGGCTCGCCGGGCAATGCAAGCGTCCCGGCTCACCGCCGGTCGGCGCGCCGGGTGGTCATCCAGACGCCGGCCAGGATGGCGGCGACGCCCAGCACCTGGGCGACCGAGATGGTCTCGCCGACGACGACCATCGCCAGCAGGAGACCCGCCAGAGGCTGGAAGTTCATGAAGATCGCGGTGACCGAGGGGCCGATGGTCTGGACGCCACGGTAGTACCAGATGTGAGACAGGGTGCCGAGGGTCCCCTGGAAGACGACGACGGCCCAGGCGGTCCCGGACGTGAGCACGGGCGGCGGAAAGGCGGGCGCCAGGACGATCGCGAGCGGGATCAGGAACGCGGTCCCGATCAGGTAGGCGGCGGTCGTGGCGGCTCGCGGTGAGAGTCGGGTCAGGACACGCTTGCCGTAGAGGGTGTACGTCGCCCAGGCGACCTGTCCGACGACCGCGAGGGCGTCGCCGAGGTGGGGCGGCGCCTCGAGCAGCCGGAGCTGGCCCCGTGTCACCGTGAGCAGGACGCCGAGCGCCGAGCAGCCGACTCCGGTCCACTGGAGCCGGCCCAGGCGTTCGCCGAAGAAGAGGTGCCCACCGACGGCGACCATGACGGGAGTCGCGGCCGTCAGGATCACCGCGTTCGACGCCGTGGTCAGCGCGACCGCCAGATAAAAGAACCCGGTCGAGACCGTGATGCCCGAGACGCCCAGGACGACGAGCCCGGGGAGATCGGCCCGGGTGATCGGCTGCTCCCCGGCCCCGACGTCGCGCCAGAGCAGAAGCGTCAGAATGCCGGAGGCGAGGGTGCACCGGAAGGCGGCCAGGGTGAAGGGGGGAATGTCGCGCATGGCGATCTTGTTCAGGGCCGGATAGCTGGCCCAGATGAGGACGACGACGATCAGGAGGCCATAGGTCCTGATTCGGGAGTCGGGGGAAGGCGCGCGCACCGCTCGGCCAGTATATCGCCGGGGCGGGATGTTGCGCGAAGCCGCGGCTCCGGCGCAAGATCGGGGCGTGCCGAGCCGGTGGCCTCCCGTACCCCGGCCACGGCCCGCCGCCGGGCCGTGGCG harbors:
- a CDS encoding cyclase family protein is translated as MEAHSPAPSVGWIDITLPIESGMVVYEGDPPVRVTPALVLERGDPANVSHLALGSHTGTHLDAPRHFIPGGATVDHLPLDTLVGPARVVECPAGPIRPDSLAPALGRDGPAGRREARVLVKTGNSRLWMHGRFARDYQALTLEAARELVRAGVLLVGVDYLSIEAFGGDGGAFPVHRCLLAAGVVILEGLDLSAVGPGRYELLCLPLRLKAGDGAPARAVLRPLWDTRC
- a CDS encoding DMT family transporter; the protein is MRAPSPDSRIRTYGLLIVVVLIWASYPALNKIAMRDIPPFTLAAFRCTLASGILTLLLWRDVGAGEQPITRADLPGLVVLGVSGITVSTGFFYLAVALTTASNAVILTAATPVMVAVGGHLFFGERLGRLQWTGVGCSALGVLLTVTRGQLRLLEAPPHLGDALAVVGQVAWATYTLYGKRVLTRLSPRAATTAAYLIGTAFLIPLAIVLAPAFPPPVLTSGTAWAVVVFQGTLGTLSHIWYYRGVQTIGPSVTAIFMNFQPLAGLLLAMVVVGETISVAQVLGVAAILAGVWMTTRRADRR